One Moorella sp. E308F genomic region harbors:
- a CDS encoding PPC domain-containing DNA-binding protein, translating into MANLYVKKLEGKPGRQLAYRLAYGCDLLEALQGIVEEEDVRFGSINFLGSVLKARVGYFLVEEKRFITLEWDQLMEILSGLGNVSLKDGKPFVHAHLTFLDREGKVYGGHLLPGTIVYAGEVFIEEIELPAPPERVYDPVTGLNLWE; encoded by the coding sequence ATGGCGAACTTATATGTTAAGAAGCTGGAAGGCAAGCCCGGCCGGCAGCTGGCCTACCGCCTGGCTTACGGCTGCGATCTCCTGGAAGCCCTGCAGGGCATTGTTGAGGAAGAGGATGTGCGTTTCGGGTCCATTAACTTTTTGGGTAGTGTACTAAAGGCCAGAGTAGGATACTTTTTAGTAGAGGAAAAGCGTTTTATAACCCTGGAATGGGATCAGCTTATGGAAATTTTAAGCGGCTTGGGTAATGTTTCCTTGAAAGATGGCAAACCCTTTGTCCATGCCCACTTGACTTTCCTCGACCGCGAGGGAAAAGTTTACGGCGGGCATCTACTGCCGGGGACCATTGTCTACGCCGGGGAGGTTTTCATCGAAGAAATTGAACTCCCGGCACCGCCGGAGCGAGTCTATGACCCGGTAACCGGATTAAATCTGTGGGAATAG
- a CDS encoding DUF362 domain-containing protein — MAAEVFWADMRTEKGKNLVDKVATLWRKAGFQKAIAPEDLVAIKIHFGERGNLAYINPVFARQVVELVKTGRGKPFLTDSNTLYVGSRSNAVDHLQTAIENGFAYAVAGAPLIIADGLKGKDYFEVPVNGKHFQQVKISSAIYHADSLVVMSHFKGHELTSFGGTIKNLGMGCGSPSGKQMMHSDVLPEVREEKCMGCGKCRRWCPAGAITVNGKASINAELCIGCGECTVTCPVRAIKASFKSDPVVLQEKIVEFARGALKDKENKCVFFNFVTHVAPECDCNSWNDAAIIPDVGILASWDPVALDQASFDLANAQPALPGTRLDGHEGGKDKFLALSGYDGTPLLKYAEEMGLGTREYNLVKI; from the coding sequence ATGGCGGCAGAAGTATTCTGGGCCGATATGCGGACAGAAAAAGGGAAGAATCTGGTGGATAAAGTGGCAACTTTATGGCGTAAAGCCGGCTTTCAAAAGGCCATCGCCCCGGAAGATCTGGTTGCCATCAAGATCCACTTTGGCGAAAGGGGGAATCTGGCCTATATTAACCCGGTCTTCGCCCGCCAGGTGGTAGAACTGGTTAAAACCGGCCGGGGTAAGCCCTTCCTTACGGATTCTAATACTCTCTATGTCGGTTCCCGTTCCAACGCCGTCGACCATTTACAGACGGCCATTGAAAACGGTTTTGCCTATGCTGTGGCCGGTGCTCCCTTGATCATTGCCGACGGCTTGAAAGGCAAGGATTATTTTGAGGTGCCGGTTAACGGCAAGCACTTCCAGCAGGTTAAAATCAGCAGTGCCATTTACCATGCCGACAGCCTGGTGGTCATGAGCCACTTTAAAGGCCATGAATTGACGAGTTTCGGCGGGACCATTAAAAACCTGGGCATGGGGTGCGGCAGCCCGAGCGGCAAGCAGATGATGCACAGTGATGTTCTCCCCGAGGTCCGGGAAGAAAAATGTATGGGTTGTGGAAAATGCCGGCGCTGGTGCCCGGCAGGAGCCATTACCGTAAATGGGAAGGCCAGCATCAATGCCGAGCTGTGCATCGGCTGCGGCGAGTGTACCGTCACTTGCCCGGTAAGGGCCATTAAAGCCAGCTTCAAGAGCGATCCGGTGGTGCTGCAGGAAAAGATTGTGGAATTTGCCCGGGGAGCCCTCAAAGATAAAGAGAACAAATGCGTTTTCTTTAACTTCGTGACTCACGTTGCTCCTGAATGCGATTGTAATTCCTGGAATGATGCCGCCATTATCCCCGATGTCGGCATCCTGGCTTCCTGGGACCCGGTGGCCCTGGACCAGGCCAGTTTTGACCTGGCCAATGCCCAGCCCGCCCTGCCGGGAACGCGCCTGGACGGCCACGAGGGAGGCAAAGATAAATTCCTGGCCCTCAGTGGGTATGACGGGACCCCCCTCTTAAAATATGCTGAGGAGATGGGCCTGGGAACACGAGAATATAACCTGGTTAAAATCTGA
- the miaB gene encoding tRNA (N6-isopentenyl adenosine(37)-C2)-methylthiotransferase MiaB: MAGQGKTFKIITYGCQMNQRDSEMMADLLQAAGYEPVADEADAGVIILDTCCVREKAENKVYGKLGQIERLKSANPDLVIAVAGCMVQQPGVAEKIRQQAPYVDLLLGTHNLTDLPRLIEEVKEMHQPRIAVQEEGPVVEELPRRRARGAQAFVTITYGCNNFCTYCIVPYVRGRERSRRPEDILKEIKDLVDQGVIEVTLLGQNVNSYGRDLEEEITFAGLLTMVNAVEGLKRIRYVTSHPRDFTPHLVETISRLDKVCEHVHLPVQAGSNRILELMHRGYTREHYLELVASLRRHIPGISLTTDLIVGFPGETEDDFRETLDLVARVQFDNAFTFMYSPRKGTVAATLPGQLPREVKKERLKRLMELQNQISLKKNEALVGQEVEVLVEGPSKTDASQLSGRTRTNKLVIFPGDRNLTGKLVNVRLTRAQTWLLKGEISRA, from the coding sequence TTGGCGGGTCAAGGGAAAACCTTTAAGATTATCACCTACGGTTGCCAGATGAATCAAAGGGACAGCGAAATGATGGCCGACCTCCTCCAGGCAGCGGGTTATGAGCCGGTGGCTGATGAGGCAGATGCCGGCGTCATTATCCTTGATACCTGCTGCGTGCGGGAAAAGGCTGAGAATAAAGTTTACGGTAAACTGGGCCAGATAGAAAGGCTGAAAAGCGCCAACCCGGACCTGGTAATTGCCGTGGCTGGTTGTATGGTGCAGCAGCCCGGGGTCGCCGAGAAGATTCGCCAGCAGGCACCTTATGTCGACTTGCTCCTGGGAACCCATAATCTGACTGACTTGCCCCGGTTGATTGAGGAAGTTAAAGAAATGCACCAGCCTCGCATAGCTGTCCAGGAAGAAGGCCCGGTGGTAGAAGAGCTCCCCCGGCGCCGGGCCCGCGGCGCCCAGGCCTTTGTAACCATTACCTATGGCTGCAATAATTTTTGTACCTACTGCATTGTGCCCTATGTCCGCGGTCGGGAGAGGAGCCGCCGGCCGGAAGATATCTTAAAAGAAATCAAAGACCTGGTTGACCAGGGGGTTATTGAGGTAACCCTGCTGGGCCAGAACGTCAATTCCTACGGGCGTGATTTGGAGGAGGAAATTACTTTTGCCGGCCTGTTAACCATGGTCAACGCCGTTGAAGGTTTAAAACGCATTCGCTATGTCACTTCCCACCCCCGGGATTTTACTCCCCATCTGGTGGAAACCATCAGCCGCCTGGATAAGGTGTGCGAGCACGTACACCTGCCTGTTCAGGCCGGCAGCAACCGCATCCTGGAACTCATGCACCGGGGCTATACGCGGGAGCATTACCTGGAGCTGGTCGCTTCTCTCCGCCGGCATATTCCGGGAATCAGCCTGACTACCGACCTTATTGTCGGTTTTCCCGGCGAAACGGAAGATGATTTCAGGGAGACCCTGGACCTGGTGGCCAGGGTGCAGTTTGACAATGCCTTTACCTTCATGTATTCGCCGCGTAAAGGCACGGTGGCGGCAACCCTGCCCGGGCAGCTGCCCCGGGAAGTAAAGAAAGAGCGCTTGAAGCGTTTAATGGAGCTCCAGAACCAGATTAGCCTTAAGAAAAACGAAGCCCTGGTGGGGCAGGAAGTAGAGGTGCTGGTGGAAGGGCCGAGTAAAACTGATGCTTCCCAATTAAGCGGGCGCACCCGGACCAACAAGCTGGTTATCTTCCCCGGCGATCGCAACTTAACCGGCAAGCTGGTCAATGTCCGGCTAACCCGGGCCCAGACATGGTTATTAAAAGGGGAAATCAGCCGTGCCTAA
- a CDS encoding bifunctional nuclease family protein, which produces MLIPVKVKQIVLDQTLSPVVLLSDQEETQVLPIWVGPFEAQAIALAMQGILTPRPLTHDLLRSLCENLGVEVKKVLVQDIRDGTYYAELYLRQGDKEIVVDARPSDAIALALRTNAPLYITEKVAAYTLNIEDLVSADQVEELQQMLQDNKPEDDKKHLH; this is translated from the coding sequence ATGCTCATACCGGTGAAGGTAAAACAGATAGTCCTTGATCAGACCTTGAGTCCGGTAGTGTTGCTGAGTGACCAGGAGGAAACTCAGGTTCTGCCCATCTGGGTGGGGCCCTTTGAAGCCCAGGCTATTGCCCTGGCCATGCAGGGTATCCTGACACCGCGCCCCCTGACCCACGACCTGTTACGCTCCCTATGTGAGAACCTGGGAGTGGAGGTCAAAAAGGTCCTGGTCCAGGATATCCGCGACGGTACCTATTATGCTGAACTTTACCTCCGCCAGGGGGATAAAGAGATAGTAGTTGATGCCCGGCCAAGTGATGCCATTGCCCTGGCCCTCAGGACCAACGCACCCCTCTATATCACGGAAAAAGTAGCCGCCTATACCTTAAATATCGAGGACCTGGTCAGTGCCGACCAGGTTGAGGAATTACAGCAAATGCTCCAGGATAATAAACCCGAGGATGATAAAAAGCACCTGCATTAA